One window from the genome of Pogoniulus pusillus isolate bPogPus1 chromosome 7, bPogPus1.pri, whole genome shotgun sequence encodes:
- the RTN4 gene encoding reticulon-4 isoform X5: MDAKMVVDLLYWRDIKKTGVVFGASLFLLLSLTVFSIVSVTAYIALALLSVTISFRIYKGVIQAIQKSDEGHPFRAYLESNVAVSEELIQKYSNVVLGHVNGTVRELRRLFLVDDLVDSLKFAVLMWVFTYVGALFNGLTLLILALISLFSVPVIYERHQAQIDHYLGLVNKNVKDAMAKIQAKIPGLKRKTE, translated from the exons ATGGATGCCAAAATGG tTGTTGACCTCCTTTACTGGCGAGACATTAAGAAGACAGGAGTGGTGTTTGGTGCCagcttgttcctgctgctttcaTTAACAGTGTTCAGCATCGTGAGTGTGACAGCTTACATTGCCTTGGCCCTGCTTTCTGTGACCATCAGCTTTAGGATATACAAGGGAGTTATCCAGGCAATCCAGAAGTCTGATGAAGGCCACCCCTTCAG GGCTTACTTGGAGTCTAATGTAGCTGTGTCTGAAGAGCTTATTCAGAAATACAGTAATGTTGTGCTTGGTCACGTTAATGGCACGGTCAGAGAACTGAGGCGTCTCTTCCTAGTCGATGACTTAGTGGATTCTCTGAAG tttGCAGTGTTGATGTGGGTGTTCACTTACGTTGGTGCCTTGTTTAATGGTCTGACATTACTGATCCTGG CTTTGATTTCGCTCTTCAGTGTTCCTGTTATTTATGAGAGACATCAG GCCCAAATTGACCATTATTTGGGACTTGTGAACAAGAATGTCAAAGATGCGATGGCTAA GATCCAAGCAAAGATCCCTGGGTTGAAGCGCAAAACTGAATAA
- the RTN4 gene encoding reticulon-4 isoform X4: MDSQPSSWKDKVVDLLYWRDIKKTGVVFGASLFLLLSLTVFSIVSVTAYIALALLSVTISFRIYKGVIQAIQKSDEGHPFRAYLESNVAVSEELIQKYSNVVLGHVNGTVRELRRLFLVDDLVDSLKFAVLMWVFTYVGALFNGLTLLILALISLFSVPVIYERHQAQIDHYLGLVNKNVKDAMAKIQAKIPGLKRKTE, from the exons ATGGACAGTCAGCCAAGCAGTTGGAAGGATAAGG tTGTTGACCTCCTTTACTGGCGAGACATTAAGAAGACAGGAGTGGTGTTTGGTGCCagcttgttcctgctgctttcaTTAACAGTGTTCAGCATCGTGAGTGTGACAGCTTACATTGCCTTGGCCCTGCTTTCTGTGACCATCAGCTTTAGGATATACAAGGGAGTTATCCAGGCAATCCAGAAGTCTGATGAAGGCCACCCCTTCAG GGCTTACTTGGAGTCTAATGTAGCTGTGTCTGAAGAGCTTATTCAGAAATACAGTAATGTTGTGCTTGGTCACGTTAATGGCACGGTCAGAGAACTGAGGCGTCTCTTCCTAGTCGATGACTTAGTGGATTCTCTGAAG tttGCAGTGTTGATGTGGGTGTTCACTTACGTTGGTGCCTTGTTTAATGGTCTGACATTACTGATCCTGG CTTTGATTTCGCTCTTCAGTGTTCCTGTTATTTATGAGAGACATCAG GCCCAAATTGACCATTATTTGGGACTTGTGAACAAGAATGTCAAAGATGCGATGGCTAA GATCCAAGCAAAGATCCCTGGGTTGAAGCGCAAAACTGAATAA